One genomic segment of Chitinibacter sp. FCG-7 includes these proteins:
- a CDS encoding PhzF family phenazine biosynthesis protein: MLPYQLLNVFVTDDIWSGNPLAVFKPEHDLSDETMQQLAQQMNLSEITFVRPSTTQTAADAEVRIFTPSYEMPFAGHPTLGTAFAVAQGQDTVKLAMKAGVIPVQVTPDLLTLTANTPTYRDAPTHAELAEALSINAIQISATPRFVNTGTEQLIIPLDSAESVAQCSLNLALFERVAANNEGRSGALVWAWQDDTVIARYFWSQHGQAAEDFGTGSACANLGGWLLAENAVLPLQLQMEQGHGIGRIARLSLSIKADRQIQVGGKVRQIGRGEFDLGGYVGRR; the protein is encoded by the coding sequence ATGTTACCTTATCAATTACTCAATGTCTTTGTCACCGACGATATCTGGTCGGGTAATCCGCTGGCGGTATTCAAGCCTGAGCATGATTTAAGCGACGAAACCATGCAGCAGCTGGCACAGCAGATGAATCTGTCTGAGATTACCTTCGTTCGTCCCAGCACCACGCAGACGGCTGCCGATGCTGAGGTGCGGATTTTCACGCCCAGCTATGAAATGCCGTTTGCCGGGCACCCCACTTTGGGCACGGCGTTTGCGGTTGCTCAAGGGCAAGACACCGTGAAATTGGCGATGAAAGCGGGAGTTATTCCGGTGCAAGTGACGCCCGATCTGCTGACCTTAACCGCGAATACGCCCACATACCGCGATGCGCCAACGCATGCCGAGCTGGCAGAGGCGCTGAGTATCAATGCCATACAGATCAGTGCTACCCCGCGCTTTGTCAATACCGGCACCGAGCAGTTGATTATTCCACTCGATAGCGCCGAGAGTGTGGCGCAATGCAGCCTGAATCTAGCGCTTTTCGAGCGCGTGGCCGCCAATAATGAAGGCCGCTCTGGCGCGCTGGTTTGGGCCTGGCAGGATGACACCGTGATTGCGCGTTATTTCTGGTCGCAACACGGTCAAGCCGCCGAAGATTTTGGTACTGGGTCGGCGTGTGCAAATTTAGGCGGCTGGCTGCTGGCAGAAAATGCAGTGCTGCCTTTGCAACTGCAAATGGAACAGGGCCATGGCATTGGACGTATTGCCCGCTTGAGCTTATCCATCAAAGCAGACAGGCAGATACAGGTAGGGGGTAAGGTGCGCCAGATTGGGCGCGGCGAGTTTGATCTGGGTGGATACGTCGGAAGACGTTGA
- the livM gene encoding high-affinity branched-chain amino acid ABC transporter permease LivM: protein MTTFQARTHTVTLTERLKDATNVALIAILLGIPMIGLHTVDAGGKLMVATRWPWLLAFVATMFFGRLALQFAIDQFKLKRLTRQRTRTLELATPRPWLKWLGYGLLGFSLVLPIAFSDNRYVVDTATTVLIYVMLGWGLNVVVGLAGLLDLGYVAFYAVGAYSYALLSTQFGWNFWETLPVAGALAALFGILLGWPTLRLRGDYLAIVTLGFGEIIRVILINWTEFSGGPNGIGSIERPSFFGLPFKPDSDDGATFASFFGLEYASEHRVIFLYYLILVLALLTNLFIARLRKLPVGLAWEAVREDEVACKALGMNVTNVKLSAFAIGAMLGGFAGVFFAARQGFISPESFVFSESATILAIVVLGGMGSQFGVVIAASLLVILPELGRDFSEYRMLLFGAAMILIMVWKPGGLISRREPSKVLAGVEK from the coding sequence ATGACAACATTTCAGGCCAGAACACATACAGTCACGCTCACCGAGCGGCTCAAGGATGCGACCAATGTTGCGCTGATTGCGATTTTGCTCGGTATACCGATGATCGGTCTGCATACCGTCGATGCAGGTGGCAAATTGATGGTGGCCACCCGCTGGCCGTGGTTGCTCGCTTTTGTTGCAACGATGTTTTTCGGGCGATTGGCGCTGCAGTTTGCCATTGACCAATTCAAGCTCAAGCGTCTGACGCGTCAGCGTACCCGCACGCTAGAGCTTGCTACACCACGACCCTGGCTGAAGTGGCTGGGCTACGGCCTGCTCGGGTTTTCGCTGGTGCTGCCGATTGCTTTTTCCGATAACCGCTACGTGGTGGATACCGCCACCACTGTGCTGATCTACGTCATGCTGGGTTGGGGGCTGAATGTCGTTGTTGGGCTCGCCGGGTTGCTTGATCTGGGTTATGTCGCTTTTTATGCCGTTGGGGCGTATAGCTATGCGCTGTTGTCGACGCAGTTTGGTTGGAATTTCTGGGAAACCCTGCCCGTTGCCGGAGCGCTTGCTGCCCTGTTCGGGATTTTACTGGGCTGGCCCACCTTGCGCTTGCGCGGTGACTACCTTGCGATTGTGACGCTGGGTTTTGGCGAGATTATCCGTGTCATCCTGATTAACTGGACCGAATTTTCCGGTGGCCCCAATGGTATTGGCTCGATTGAACGCCCAAGCTTTTTTGGTCTGCCGTTCAAGCCTGATAGCGATGATGGCGCGACTTTTGCGTCATTCTTCGGTCTGGAATACGCCAGCGAGCATCGGGTGATTTTTCTGTACTACCTGATTCTGGTACTGGCTTTGCTGACCAATCTGTTTATTGCACGGCTGCGCAAATTACCAGTCGGGCTGGCCTGGGAGGCGGTGCGTGAAGACGAGGTCGCTTGCAAGGCGCTGGGCATGAATGTCACCAATGTCAAACTATCTGCGTTTGCGATTGGCGCCATGCTGGGCGGCTTTGCCGGGGTGTTTTTTGCGGCACGGCAGGGTTTTATTTCGCCAGAGAGCTTTGTTTTCTCCGAATCGGCGACCATTTTGGCGATTGTGGTGCTAGGCGGTATGGGGAGCCAGTTTGGCGTTGTGATCGCCGCCAGCTTGCTGGTGATCTTGCCCGAGTTGGGGCGTGATTTCTCCGAATACCGGATGTTGCTGTTCGGTGCCGCAATGATACTGATCATGGTCTGGAAACCGGGCGGACTGATTTCTCGTCGTGAGCCGAGCAAAGTGCTCGCTGGAGTAGAAAAATGA
- a CDS encoding DMT family transporter has translation MVKGLVYGALAGAVWGGVFLVPRWLGEFSPMALMTGRYVAYGLVSLLLLLPLLRQLLPRLSQHDWLVLAALSVSGNLLYYFLLVVAVQYVGVAPTSLVIGMVPVVVTLVGARERDAIALRHLLWPLLAIVAGAACISYDVFASELADDLAQNQSGKLLGLLAAFGALLAWSFYAIGNARHLSRRPDLGSHEWSLLTGLLTGLMAFLLAFLYFSPAIGGAPAEQISLNFLLLMAALAVGPSVIGTGLWNAATRRLPLTLGGQLLIFETVFALLYGFVYEVRWPRMLESVAIVLLLGGVLASSWTHARQPADKSAA, from the coding sequence ATGGTTAAAGGTTTGGTCTACGGCGCGCTGGCGGGTGCAGTGTGGGGTGGGGTTTTTCTGGTGCCGCGCTGGCTGGGCGAATTTAGCCCGATGGCGCTGATGACCGGGCGCTATGTGGCCTATGGGCTGGTGTCTCTATTGCTGTTGCTGCCGCTATTGCGTCAGCTCTTGCCACGGCTAAGCCAGCATGACTGGCTGGTGCTGGCCGCTTTAAGCGTATCGGGCAATTTGCTGTATTACTTTTTACTGGTGGTGGCGGTGCAATACGTTGGCGTTGCGCCCACATCGCTGGTCATTGGCATGGTGCCGGTGGTGGTGACGTTGGTGGGCGCGCGTGAGCGCGATGCCATTGCATTGCGGCATCTGCTCTGGCCCCTGCTGGCGATTGTCGCCGGGGCGGCCTGTATCAGTTATGACGTTTTTGCCAGCGAGCTGGCAGATGACCTGGCGCAGAATCAGTCGGGCAAGCTGCTCGGCTTACTGGCTGCCTTTGGGGCTTTGCTGGCGTGGAGCTTTTATGCCATTGGCAATGCACGGCATTTAAGCCGAAGGCCTGATCTAGGTAGCCATGAATGGTCTTTGCTGACTGGTTTGCTGACAGGGTTAATGGCTTTTTTGCTGGCATTTTTGTATTTTTCCCCAGCGATCGGTGGTGCCCCCGCTGAGCAGATTTCGCTGAATTTTCTGCTGCTGATGGCTGCGCTGGCGGTGGGGCCGTCGGTGATCGGCACTGGTTTGTGGAACGCAGCAACGCGCCGTCTGCCGCTGACGTTGGGCGGGCAACTGCTTATTTTTGAAACAGTTTTTGCCTTGCTGTATGGCTTTGTCTACGAGGTGCGCTGGCCTCGCATGCTGGAAAGCGTAGCGATTGTTCTGCTGCTGGGCGGCGTGCTGGCTTCGTCCTGGACGCACGCGCGCCAGCCTGCGGATAAATCAGCTGCATAA
- a CDS encoding DMT family transporter has translation MNFNRYSLYLLASMALVGANVGIGKAIVMVVPVLLFTLMRFVVGVAFLLPHYRLARMKQVSRRQWLGLFLQALFGTFLFTLLMLYGLTQTSAMAAGVITSTIPAVVIVLSWLVLREKLHARAVLAVVLAVIGMLMINVSQADGGGASTLLGNALIAAAVVCESIYVILSRRLTQSLAAIEICAYTHLIGLLLILPLSLGTLWQFDFAVIDLPGWGMIIWYGLAASVWSFWLWMKGIQHVPAQQAGVFTAALPVAAMLYAMIFLGESATVAHGLALLCVMAAIVCASTKPPSASAATPPAGSARQE, from the coding sequence TTGAACTTCAATCGCTACTCGCTGTATTTGCTCGCATCCATGGCGCTTGTCGGTGCCAATGTCGGCATCGGTAAAGCCATTGTCATGGTGGTGCCGGTGCTGCTGTTTACGCTGATGCGCTTTGTGGTCGGCGTGGCGTTTCTGCTGCCGCACTACCGGCTTGCACGGATGAAGCAAGTCAGCCGACGGCAATGGCTGGGACTGTTTTTGCAGGCACTGTTCGGTACGTTTCTGTTTACTTTGCTGATGCTCTACGGGTTGACGCAAACCAGCGCCATGGCCGCCGGGGTGATTACCAGCACCATCCCAGCGGTGGTGATCGTGCTGTCCTGGTTGGTGCTGCGCGAAAAACTGCACGCCCGTGCCGTGCTGGCCGTGGTACTGGCCGTGATCGGCATGTTGATGATCAATGTCTCGCAAGCCGATGGCGGTGGCGCAAGCACCCTGCTGGGCAATGCGTTGATTGCCGCTGCCGTGGTCTGTGAATCTATTTACGTTATTTTGTCGCGCCGCCTGACGCAGTCGCTCGCGGCAATTGAGATTTGTGCATACACGCATCTGATCGGTTTGTTGCTGATTCTGCCCTTGAGTCTGGGCACGCTCTGGCAGTTTGATTTTGCCGTGATCGATTTACCCGGCTGGGGAATGATCATCTGGTATGGACTGGCGGCCAGTGTCTGGTCATTCTGGCTGTGGATGAAAGGCATCCAGCATGTTCCGGCGCAACAAGCCGGGGTGTTTACCGCCGCCTTGCCGGTGGCGGCCATGTTGTATGCCATGATTTTTCTGGGGGAAAGTGCCACTGTGGCGCATGGCCTGGCGCTGCTATGTGTGATGGCGGCGATTGTCTGCGCCAGTACAAAGCCGCCAAGTGCCTCAGCCGCCACCCCGCCAGCGGGCAGCGCTCGACAGGAATAA
- a CDS encoding ABC transporter ATP-binding protein — protein MSDQQSHLLEVKNLTMRFGGLTAINDLSLGIEGGKITSIIGPNGAGKTTFFNCLTGFYKPTTGSVQMNHPEHGALLLEKMPSHLVARKASVVRTFQNIRLFPNMTVLENLIVAQHNALQKASRFSLAGLLGLASYRQASEAAMEKAEMWLTRLKLRDIANMPTGNLSYGTQRRVEIARALCVDPLLICLDEPAAGLNPRESAELNDLLLYLTREHHKGVMLIEHDMNVVMKVSDHICVLNFGNKIAEGTPEQIQNNPEVIKAYLGEEEIEDTTEEEAA, from the coding sequence ATGAGCGATCAACAAAGCCATCTGCTTGAAGTGAAAAACCTGACGATGCGTTTTGGCGGTTTAACGGCCATCAACGATCTGTCACTGGGGATAGAGGGGGGCAAAATCACCTCGATTATCGGTCCCAATGGCGCAGGGAAAACAACCTTTTTCAATTGCCTGACCGGCTTTTACAAACCCACAACCGGCAGCGTGCAAATGAATCACCCGGAGCACGGCGCGCTGTTGCTGGAAAAAATGCCCTCGCATCTGGTTGCACGCAAGGCCAGTGTCGTGCGCACTTTTCAGAATATCCGCCTGTTTCCCAATATGACGGTGCTGGAAAACCTGATTGTGGCGCAGCATAACGCATTGCAAAAAGCATCCCGCTTTTCACTGGCTGGCCTGCTGGGGTTGGCCTCCTACCGGCAAGCGAGCGAGGCGGCGATGGAAAAAGCCGAAATGTGGCTCACCCGTCTGAAGCTACGCGATATTGCCAATATGCCAACCGGCAATCTCTCTTACGGTACACAGCGTCGCGTCGAAATCGCCCGTGCATTATGTGTTGATCCACTGCTGATTTGTTTGGATGAACCCGCAGCGGGGCTCAATCCGCGCGAATCGGCCGAGCTCAATGATTTGCTGCTGTATCTGACACGCGAACATCACAAAGGCGTGATGCTGATCGAGCACGATATGAATGTCGTGATGAAAGTATCGGATCATATTTGCGTCTTGAATTTTGGCAATAAAATCGCCGAAGGCACTCCAGAGCAAATCCAGAATAATCCCGAAGTCATCAAAGCCTATCTGGGCGAAGAAGAAATCGAGGATACGACAGAAGAAGAGGCGGCCTGA
- a CDS encoding ABC transporter ATP-binding protein produces the protein MLQYTDVHAHYGAIHALRGVTLDVQEGEIVTLIGANGAGKSTLMNTLFGKPRASAGSISFLGQDISRHHTHDIARTGLALVPEGRHIFSRMSVLENLQMGSIFSDPAHFEADLQRIYGMFPILQQRLEQRAGTLSGGEQQMLAIGRALMSRPKVLLLDEPSLGLAPLYIKQVFNIIRELNERDGMTIMLVEQNAHHALRIAHRGYVLQHGEIVLSGTGKELLASPEVRAAYLESSAHA, from the coding sequence ATGCTCCAATATACAGATGTTCATGCGCACTACGGCGCGATTCATGCTTTGCGCGGCGTGACTCTTGATGTGCAGGAGGGGGAGATTGTCACGCTGATTGGTGCCAATGGTGCTGGCAAATCAACGCTGATGAATACCCTGTTTGGCAAGCCGCGTGCATCGGCGGGCAGCATCAGTTTTCTGGGGCAGGATATCAGTCGCCATCACACGCATGATATTGCCCGTACCGGCTTGGCGCTGGTGCCGGAAGGGCGGCATATTTTTTCGCGCATGAGCGTGCTGGAAAACCTGCAAATGGGCAGCATTTTTAGTGATCCTGCGCATTTTGAGGCCGATTTGCAGCGGATTTACGGCATGTTTCCGATTTTGCAGCAAAGGCTGGAGCAGCGGGCCGGGACTTTATCCGGTGGCGAGCAGCAAATGCTGGCCATTGGCCGCGCGCTGATGAGTCGGCCCAAGGTGCTGCTGCTCGATGAGCCATCGCTGGGGCTAGCGCCACTGTATATCAAGCAGGTATTCAATATTATCCGCGAGCTGAACGAGCGTGACGGCATGACCATTATGCTGGTCGAGCAAAATGCCCACCATGCGCTGCGCATTGCCCATCGTGGCTATGTCTTGCAGCATGGCGAAATTGTGCTCAGCGGTACGGGCAAAGAATTGCTCGCCAGCCCGGAAGTGCGTGCGGCGTATCTGGAAAGCAGCGCCCACGCATAA
- a CDS encoding ABC transporter permease subunit, with protein sequence MGQFIQQLINGLTLGSVYGLIALGYTMVYGIIGMINFAHGDIYMVAAIISVTVITLLAALGISAVPLALMVTLLVVMAFTAVYGWSVERVAYRPLRTAPRLAPLISAIGMSIFLQNMVQLTQGARVKPIADMMPGQFNLFTFDGFTVFLSYTQLMIIVVTVILLAIFTYLITRTSFGRQQRACEQDQTMTALLGVNVDRTISLTFMLGAALAAIAGVMVTIYYGVVDFAIGFVAGLKAFTAAVLGGIGSLPGAVLGGLIIGMLESFWSAYYSPEYKDVAGFALLILVLMFRPSGLLGRPEVEKV encoded by the coding sequence GTGGGACAATTTATTCAACAGCTCATCAACGGGCTGACACTGGGTTCGGTGTATGGCCTGATCGCGCTGGGTTACACCATGGTGTACGGCATTATCGGGATGATCAATTTTGCCCACGGTGATATTTATATGGTTGCGGCCATTATCTCCGTGACGGTAATTACTTTACTGGCTGCGCTGGGTATCAGCGCGGTGCCGCTGGCGCTGATGGTGACCTTGCTGGTGGTGATGGCGTTTACTGCCGTGTACGGCTGGTCTGTCGAGCGGGTGGCTTATCGCCCCTTGCGTACCGCTCCACGCCTGGCACCACTGATTTCAGCCATCGGCATGTCGATTTTTCTGCAAAATATGGTTCAGCTGACCCAGGGCGCCCGTGTCAAACCGATTGCCGACATGATGCCGGGGCAGTTTAATCTGTTCACTTTTGATGGCTTTACCGTGTTTCTCTCCTATACCCAGCTGATGATTATTGTAGTGACGGTGATCCTGCTGGCGATCTTTACCTACCTCATTACCCGCACTTCATTCGGGCGTCAGCAGCGCGCCTGCGAGCAGGATCAGACAATGACCGCCTTGCTGGGGGTTAATGTAGACCGCACCATTTCCCTGACCTTTATGCTGGGCGCAGCGTTGGCGGCGATTGCTGGCGTCATGGTCACGATTTATTACGGCGTGGTTGATTTTGCTATCGGTTTTGTGGCCGGGCTCAAGGCGTTTACCGCTGCGGTACTGGGCGGGATTGGTTCCTTGCCGGGGGCTGTGCTGGGTGGTTTGATCATTGGCATGCTTGAATCATTCTGGAGCGCCTACTACTCGCCGGAATACAAGGATGTGGCCGGGTTTGCACTGCTGATTCTGGTGCTGATGTTCCGCCCTAGCGGTTTGCTGGGCCGTCCTGAAGTGGAGAAAGTGTGA
- a CDS encoding branched-chain amino acid ABC transporter substrate-binding protein: MNTLHKKLSVAGACIASILSAQAYADYSVAIAGPMTGAYASAGEQIKRGAEMAIADINAKGGVNGQKLKLEIGDDACDPKQAVSVANAMVNKKIVFMHGHWCSSSTIPASDIYNEAQIPMATVSTNPQVTERGLKNIFRIMGRDDQQGGVAGAYVAKRFAGQKVAVLDDKSAYGKGLADETAKGMQAKGMKPALRESITAGEKDYSGIVSKMKAAGVQVLVYGGYHTEVALILRQAQQAGMKLMVMGGDTLSNNEIVTAAGGNADSVLFTFAPDSRANPAAADVVKRFRAAKVEPDGYVLYAYAAMQLFQQAATTAKSVKYNDLRKALAGGSFNTVVGKMSFDAKGDLKVPAFVVYQWKGNKYEAVK; this comes from the coding sequence ATGAACACCTTGCACAAAAAATTGTCAGTTGCCGGTGCTTGCATCGCAAGCATATTGAGCGCACAAGCGTACGCCGATTATTCGGTGGCGATTGCCGGGCCCATGACCGGCGCCTACGCATCAGCCGGTGAGCAGATCAAGCGCGGTGCCGAAATGGCGATTGCCGACATCAATGCCAAGGGTGGCGTGAACGGGCAGAAATTGAAGCTGGAAATTGGCGACGATGCTTGTGATCCAAAACAGGCTGTTTCGGTGGCCAATGCCATGGTGAACAAAAAAATTGTCTTTATGCACGGGCACTGGTGTTCAAGCTCGACGATTCCTGCTTCTGATATTTACAACGAAGCACAAATCCCGATGGCCACGGTTTCAACCAATCCGCAAGTGACCGAGCGCGGGCTGAAAAACATTTTCCGCATTATGGGGCGTGATGATCAGCAGGGCGGTGTCGCGGGCGCTTATGTGGCCAAACGCTTTGCCGGGCAGAAAGTGGCGGTATTGGATGACAAGAGTGCTTACGGCAAGGGTCTGGCTGATGAAACCGCCAAAGGCATGCAGGCCAAAGGCATGAAACCCGCCTTGCGTGAATCGATTACCGCCGGTGAGAAAGACTATTCCGGCATTGTCTCGAAAATGAAAGCGGCTGGCGTGCAGGTACTGGTTTACGGCGGCTATCACACTGAAGTAGCGCTGATTTTGCGTCAGGCACAGCAGGCAGGTATGAAGCTGATGGTGATGGGCGGTGATACGCTAAGTAATAATGAAATCGTCACTGCCGCAGGGGGCAATGCCGATAGCGTGCTGTTCACTTTTGCGCCTGATTCACGTGCCAATCCGGCTGCGGCCGATGTGGTGAAACGTTTCCGTGCCGCCAAGGTTGAGCCCGATGGCTATGTGCTGTACGCGTATGCGGCCATGCAGCTTTTCCAACAAGCAGCCACTACGGCCAAAAGCGTGAAATACAACGATTTGCGCAAGGCATTGGCGGGCGGCAGCTTTAATACCGTCGTTGGCAAAATGTCATTTGATGCCAAAGGCGATTTGAAAGTGCCGGCTTTTGTTGTTTACCAATGGAAAGGCAATAAGTACGAAGCGGTGAAATAA